DNA sequence from the Coregonus clupeaformis isolate EN_2021a chromosome 13, ASM2061545v1, whole genome shotgun sequence genome:
tccccctctctctagctaATGAATGAGCAGCCTATATATAGACAATGAACagcaatataaaaaataaaaataaaatttgggggtagatcagctttaatatttcagatagattgtaactttttttttttcagacaagttccttactttttcccccttccactttccttttccatttttgcggtaatgctgcaattatttggttgtaattttgggtagagcagacatgtccatatgtttttgttagctgcatgtgcgacataactccactagtcctaccgataatataatTTACGAACAGCAATATAGTTTGAAACTTATTTcaagcaataaaaacaacaaccgaATAGACCTATTCGAGGAAAGAAGCATAGATCGATCCTCTTGCTTGCTGAATGGCTATAAAATAGGCTACAGCGTTGGCAATGAACTGGCGGGGAAGTTTGAATGGCGAGAGCGACGTGTAGCGCTGGTGTGACGTGATCACATTGGCTAAATTGATACATTGCTGCACTGATGcattgcaaatgtaaaaaaactgGCAGAGAGAAATTAATTATTTTATTCACACAAAGAATCCACAGACCTGTCAGTGGCAGTGCGCGTTCGATTGGTCAACAGCTTATTTTAGCATGCGAAATGACGCAAAAACCTATTCTGAATAAATAATTGACAGATTGCGGCTGGACGATATTTTGCAATTGGTGTGAACGACACCATAAACAAGACGTGCTCGTATTAATTTTATACAGACAAATAATTCGGACAAAAATAACAGACTTTGTGAGAGAGGGCCTTTCCTGTCACCATTGAGGCTCTTACCGTCAGCTCCCTGACCTGCTCCTCCAGCTTGCTGGCTCTCATCTCCAGCAGTCTCACATTGGTCCCCGCATGGCTGGAGTCATCTGTGGTGTCATCACCATGGCAATCATCACCTGTTCCCCACTGCTTTGCTGCTGTGCTGTAGAGGCCAATCACGGCGCTGGAATGCATAATGTGGAAGAGAAGAAAGGTTCAGAATATCGGCCTCAATAGATTTTACTCCGTGCAGTAATATTATTAGTAGCAATCAAGGCAAACCTAAAATCCATTATGTATGTTCCCTCATTACATAATGTTGTGAAACAATTCGCTGTTCAAACACAATTTCCTTCTGAACAACATTTGACTCCCTAATTCTACTTAATGTGGCTGAGCGCCAATATCCCACTTTTGTGGGATTTGTAATATAGCTCAGCCTATAGCCACTAACCAACTTAGGATCCCTTTAGACTCGTTCTTTGAGAAGAATgacagtaaagattatgacagaGTGGGTGTAAACATAGAAGTGTAAAATACAGCAGTATCAATAAGTGCTTCATGCTTATCCAACACACTCTTATTCTAGTTCAAATAAACCGTTTAAAACAATAGATTTCAGATACAAGGATTGCTGTTTATGCAGTGCTAAGTGAGGCATGATGCTCCAACTCCATTGACAGAGAGACTGGAATTCAATCAAACCCACCACAGCAAGGTTAACAGAGTGTCTTTTGTTTACAAAGTATTGGCCTGGGCAAAGCAAAGTAAACatcacctagctagctagttagtttgtTATCATTAACTAACCAGTTAGCTACCATTCATTTTGACATTAGATAGCTCTGCAAGCGTTATAATGTCATAATACGTTCTTTACTCACCAAATATGAAGTTTTGCTGAGCAACTATAGCGATTTACTGCTGTCACACCTGGTATGTACTATTGGTGCTTTACAGACAACTGGTAACTCTGACAAAaaatgaggtcaaatcatgacgtcagtgatcttcaggagccttagaaagatgccagagtttccgacttggaattccgagttggatgaacaTTTAAagcgatttttcccagtcggcgcttgtttttttctgagttcccagttgtcttgaacgcactgaagtcggagatttccgagttgttttgaacgcggcacaGGGTTGAACATTTTCCCGAAAATCTACCAATTTTTCTTCCAGAGAAAATTGCAACCATCCTGGTAATATCACGGTATTCCCGTTCAAACAGGAAATGCTATTTAAAGGCattaatggtgctttcaagaaaaactgggaactctgaaaaaaacgaggtcaaatcatgacgtcagtgatcttcagtgTGGAAAGCCAGAGCTCttgaaagaggccagagttcccgacttggaattccgagtcaGAGCTCTTTTTCTTCCGAGTtccaagttgtcttgaacgcactgaattaggaagtctgagatttccaagTTGTTTTAAACGCAACAATAATCAcagctaaaaaataaataaataaaaatcggaCATGATTGTACCATTGTAAATGGAAAAATATTGACAGGAATTGTAACAGTTTTTTGTTGTATTTGTCACAATTTAGGTCTAATCAACTCAAAGTTCTGTCAAACTCACCACACAGTTAGTTGATGTAGCCTAGTTTAAATGTAGGCCTAAAATATGGGTTATTAGCCTACAGCCTTTTTTTTAAAaaattttatactggccccccgtgggaaacgaacccacaaccctgccgttgcaaacgccatgctctatcaactgagctacatccctgccggccattccctcccctaccctggacgacgctgggccaattgtgcgccgcccatgagtctcccggtcgcggccggctgcgacagagcctggattcgaaccaggatctctagtggcacagttagcacggcaaagcactgccttagaccactgcgccactcaggagtgggaacatccctggtcattcaGGAGTGGGAAAATCCCTGGtcattcctactgcctctgatcacACTTATCAGgggaacatccctggtcatccctactgcctctgatcacACTTATCAGgggaacatccctggtcatccctactgcctctgatctggcttaACTTTTTATCCTTAAGTATATTTtaccaattacatttacttttgatacttaacgtATATTTAAAACcgaatacttttactcaagtagtattttactaggtgactttcacttttacttgagttattttctatgaaggcatctttacttttactcaagtatgacttttgggtactttttccatcaATGGAATAGGTCTgaattgtctcccgagtggcgcagtggtctaaggcactgcattgcagtgctagctgtgccactagagatcctgattcgaatccaggctctgtcgtagccggccgcgaccgggagacccttggggcggcgcacaattcgtccagggtaggggagggaatggctggcagggatgttgctcagttggtagggttgtgggttcgtttcccatggggggccagtatgaaattttaaaaaataagtcgctctggataagagtgtctgctaaatgattaaaatgtaaatgaatatagCAATAGGGTCTAACGGCAGCCCGCAATTCAGGGCATTCCTACATCTGCAGGAATGCCCCCCCACCCCTTTCGAGcaccccattggttcctgcatgaacgCCCCCCCCCGAGAATGTCTACATGCTTGTGACACTTTTGAAATTGGGTCAAAAGGGAAATTAAATTATTATCTGAGTTTTTTCGCCCACACCGGCTGTGTACCGTAGTCCTCGTTGCTAGCTAGCAGGGAGCgacaccggtagacagtgtcctttgcTCTCGCCTGCCCTTAGTCAACAGAACTGCGGAAAAACTGTGCCCGACAGGCGGGGGCTAAAGACTATCTAGCGGTCGTCCCCGCCTCACGCTAGTACAGCAGGCGGGAGACACCGTTAGTtctggtacacagcaggcgggggCGAAGCTAGCTAGCACACGGTGTACCGGTGTCCTCTTCAGGACTAGCTGGCTAAGCTAGCAAACAGTGTCCTTCGTTCTGTGAGAGATTTATTATTcttataattgatgggatgactaacttagaaagaatgcattcttgactgggctaatgtaggttgtgtcacctggcaagctgtgattgatgtgaagagctgttttagggggtaaaatgagataaggatttgtgtctccaaatactagaatatactggttctttgtgatctgtgaaccttccttggacgtaggaatggtgtctaagggagctggctcttctcactatgacaggttgttatgatatggacttatgcctggcaacaggggtgcatcaacggattggctgagtaggtctaaaccacgctcaagtctctactctgattggccagcagagaggtgggaaactctctctgtcagagtatttgaggaagaacatgtaaacaatggatttagttctctgaagtgccctgcgaggtttttcagtgagcccgtatacgaaccaacatacttatcatacatacattttgcatataatagcTTTTTAGCTTGGATtaaagatctcttgattcttattccaataccagatttgaattacgcaatttctaacagttCCCTCCTGCCGAACACCGGCCATCGCTGTCGTTAACAGAACTGCAGGAAAACAGTGCCCGACAGGTGGAGGCGAAGGACACTACCGGTGTGTACTAGCTAGAGCTAGCTACCGTTGTTGCCCATGCctctgtggggtttatcggctgttggcatccaacgttatggtgcattaccacgCGCCCCTGCCTCCCGCCTATGTACTGGAGTCATGGCTTACAAATGtaccaatagaagtataaagaggggttcctgtAGATGCAGGAATGAgcacatgcaggaacgccccgaatAGCGGGCTGCCGTTGCACCTTTCTCGAATACAACGTTTATCAAGGTCAGAAGCTGTACACGCCTTCGCCACATCTCCATTTGCCTGATCACCACAGCAAACGAGCAACGTTACCTTGGAAACAACGGACCCAGGTTTGAATTCCCAGCTAGCTATCGTAGCTAACGCTGGCTAGCTTGTCGAAAGTGTTGTCTTTACTTTAACGTTTACACTGCATTTTAAATAGCTAGAGTAGCTATATGTTGACAATATTCACCTGCAATCATTCGACAAGAAGAGTTGTAATCTGCCGACGCAGTTGAGATTTTTCCGAGCCGAGAAAAGACAGCGTATGGccatatttttttattctgtttaCAATCCACTGCAGCGGAAGTATGGGACAGCCGACTGgccgtcactagttaccacagccacaaagtcacaaACCCCGCCgatttctacaatttatattttaaatgtgatattaaacctaaccgtaaccttaaatGGAGACCAATACAGTAGTTATCATTactttttacgatatagccaattttgattGTGGCTGTGCAATCTAGTGGAAACACAGTTGTTCGAGTCTTCTTTCTCTTCTGTTGAGCTTTATGGCGGAGTACAAGCCCGGTGAtgcattaccgccacctgctGGTATGGTGGCGACGGACTAGGTTCTTACTGTTTATATACTAGTTGAGACCACAGGTGGTTAGGAAAAGTATTAACACTTTGAGGATGTCTTCGTCAGACTGTTGGAGTTAGAGGCTCTGGAGTATTTTTCCCTTTGCTGGTTAAATCTTGAGTAGACTGTTCATAAATACCTCAGTAGAGGTAtccctaaactgggatatgcttaacacctcgGCCAACCTagaatctaaactagatgccctcaatctcacacaaattatcaacgaacctaccaggtacaaccctaaatctgtaaacatgggcaccctcatagatatcatcctgacaaatgtaccctctaaatacacctccgctgtcttcaaccaggatctcagcgatcactgccttattgcctgcgtccgtaatgggtccgcggtcaaacgaccacccctcatcactgtcaaacgctccctaaaacactttagcgagcaggcctttctaattgacctggcccgggtatcctggatggatattgacctcattctgtcagtagaggatgcctggttgttctttaaaagtgctttcctctcaatcttaaataagcatgccccattccaaaaattcagaactaagaacagatatagcccctggttctcctcagacttgactgcccttgaccagcacaaaaacatcctgtggcgtactgcattagcatcaaacagcccccgcgatatgcaacttttcagggaagtcaggaaccaatatacacaatcagttaggaaagcaaagactagctttttcaaacagacatttgcatcctgtagcactaactccaaaaagttttgggactctgtaaagtccatggaaaataagagcacctcctcccaactgcccactgcactgaggctaggaaacactgtcaccaccgataaatctacattaatcgagaatttcaacaagcattttgctacggctggccatgctttccacctggctaccattaCCCCGGcgaccagctctgcaccctccgctgcaacttgcccatgccccccccgcttctccttcacacaaattcagacagctgatgttctgaaagagctgaaaaatctggacccctacaaatcagctgggctagacaatctggaccatttctttataaaattagctgccgaaattgtcgcaacccctattactagcctgttcaacctctctttcgtaacgtctgagatccccagagattggaaagctgccgcggtcatccccctcttcaaagggggtgacactctagatccaaactgttacagacctatatccatcctgccctgcctttcgaaagtatttgaaagccaagttaacaaacagatcacagaccattccaaatcccaccgtaccttctccgctatgcaatccggtttccgagctggtcatgggtgcacctcagccacgctcaaggtcctaaacgatattataaccgcgatcgataaaagacagtactgcgcagccgtcttcatcgacctggccaaggctttcgactctgtcaaccaccgcattcttattggcagactaaatagccttggtttctctaatgactgcctcgcttgGTTCACTAACTAcctctcagatagagttcaatgtgtcaaatcggagggcctgttgtctggacctctggcagtctctatgggggtgccacagggttcaattctcgggccgactctattctctgtgtatatcaatgatgtcgctcttgctgctggtgacgctcggatccacctctatgcggacaacaccattttgtatacatctggcccttcattggacactgtgttaacaaacctccaaacgagcttcaatgccatacaacactccttccgtagccttcaactgctcttaaacactagtaaaactaaatgcatgctcttcaaccaaacgctgcttgcacccgcccacccgactagaatcactattctcggcgggtctgacctagagtatgtggacaactacaaatacctaggtgtctggttagactgtaaactctccttccagactcacattaagcatctccaatcaaaacttagatctagaatcggcttcctatttcacaacaaagcctccttccctcatgctgccaaacatgccctcgtaaaactgactatcctaccgatccttgacttcggtgatgtcatttacaaaatagcctccaacaccctactcagcaaattggatgtagtctatcacagtgccatccgtatatattttctgttgtacttttgactttgttttgtttaccccatatgtatctctgtgttgttgtttttatcgcactgctttgctttatcttggccaggtcgcagttgaaaatgagaacttgttctcaactggcttacctggttaaataaaggtgaaaaaatggACAAGGAGGTTGCCCTTGTCCTGTCTCTTCTTCTCTGGGGTTTATTGGAAGACTACACAACCTATAATATGTATTgccaccacctactgtactgggcAGTGAACGTGAAAAATATAACATCCATTGTGGGAAAAGATGACAAACCACAGAATAGACATCAAATTCAAAACCCGTCCCACTCCTTCAGTCCAAAACAGGAGCCTGTGAGGGCGGAACAGTCGTAACAGTATTCCTTGCAAGGCCTCGGCTGTGAAGTCGAGTCCCCAAAAACTTTCAGCCGCACTCACAGTGATGCCAGTTCTCAGATTTCTTCTCCGCTTGTGCCGACTCCTACAAAAGTGGTCTTTCCAACTGGTGGACTTCCAAGTACACAAGTAAGCAGGCATGAAAATGAATTGGGATTAGGCAGTGTCACCCTCATCATTTTCTAAACTAATGACAGACACACCAATCTTACAGAATACACACTTTAAATAGTTTTATTCATATTAGAGtcggaaggcactgtacatcaaaTCAAGTGCATCAATCAAAGTACAATTTCCATTAAAAGGACCAGACGAAGAAGGCCAGATAAAGAAAAGTGGAGAGAAGGGTAGGGTAGAGGATCCAAACCTGCCTAACTGAAACTATTTCATAGCTGCATCATCAAAATATACACATTGCTCTTTGGGTAATGCTAAACACATTGTCTGAATAAATACATAAATCCCAACATTTTCAATGTAAAAGGTGCAACCTTCATATAAGATACAGGTAACTGCACATTCTACACAACCATCCCAATCTGTAAGATCACAGATTCTCTCAAACATCAAGAACTTCATTGTTACTTGCTCACATACAGAAACAACCACAATTCTGGAGGGCAGTGTAAATAATACTACCTCTCCAAACGTACACAACTTCCACATTACTAAGTAAACTAAATGTTTCATCAACCAGGTCTTATGAGGTATAACAATATCATTAAGTATCTACACATATCTGGGAATGTTAGTAAATAGCGAACACATTCATatgactaataataataatattttgttTATATAGCTAGCGCTTTTCATACAGAATCTCAAAAAACTATTCAGGCAGCTGGCAGTTCATGGGAGATGGTCTTCCACAGATAGGAGTAACTTGAGTGTTGGTGGTGGCATCGATGGTACAGCCATCAGTCAGACAGGCAGGCCCGGAGCTTTTCATCAGGCACTTCTGTCGCTTAAGTTCACAGCTACTCCTCTGTATAGGCTGGAACATCCACCAACGAAAGTGTAGCACCCACCTGAGTGATGCTTTGGCAGTCTCCTATGAGACGAGCCTCTGTCAGCACAGCGCAGTCCGCATCCTTCCAGAAACCGGGACAGGTGGAACAAACATCCGGTGCATCATTCAAATTTagattaactagctagctatagctagccaAGCTAAGTAAAGACTTGCCGTCGTCAGTCCTGCAAATCCATGGGATACGAACAAGATATTGTAGCTCAACATGTtatcaaacccccccaaaaaatatacaaacaattatatatttaaaaaacactTAAAAAGAACAAAGATGGGCACAGTCTCAAAGTTAAAGTACTTCTAGAAGAACATGTGACAGTGACCCTATTTTCAgatcaagtaaaaaaaaaaaatacaggaAAAACTATCAAATACACAAATACATATGTACACAATTAATCTAGAGAAAGTGACAAAATTGAAACAAAccacatgaaaaacatttaagtAACTGAAAGGATTGTTGCAAAGCTGGATCTGTCAGGTGCAGACGACCGTGAAGTactagagagaggtcagagacTAGCACAAGCCTTAGTCCTGCTCCTGTGTCATCACAGCAATGCCCACCTGGGCATGCCTGATGGTGCGTCCATGGAGCTTGTACCCATCCTGCTTCACCACAGCAACGGTGCCAGGCTCCTCTCCCTCAGCAGGAGTGTGGCACACTATCTCGTGCTGGTAGGGGTCGTATTTAGCCCCAACAGGGCTCATCTTCTCCAGACCGTGCTTTGTGAAGACCCCCTGCAGCCGGTCCTTGACCTGGGCCAGTCTCTGGACCTCCTCCCCCTGCAGGTTTCCTGTCGTCTGCTTCAACAGGTCAGCCACCTCCACCAGGTCACGGCAGAAACTCTGGATCCCTGTGGGAGTGGAGTGGTAGGGGAGAGGGATTACAACTGCACAAAGTAGAAGGACCATACTAGGTATGGGTCGGAGATGTCAGGGTAGGAAAAAAACAACATCTCACCAAATATCTTGGCGTCTTGAACAAACTTCTGAGTTCTTCTTCGAACGTTGTCAGAGTCAGCCAGGACCCTTTTGTATCTTTCCTAGAATACAATGCAGTACATCTTACGTGAttaaaaatacatatacagtgccttccgaaatcattcagaccccttgactttttccacattgttacgttaaagactctcagccttattctaaaattgataattttttaaagaaagtcctcagcaatctacacacaataccccctaatgacaaagcaaaaacaggatgttagacatttttgctaatttcttacaaataaaaaacagataccttatttacataagtattcagaccctttgctatgagactcgaaaattgagctcaggtgcatcctgtttccattgagtatccttgagatggttctacaacttgattggagtccacctgtggtaaattcaattgattggacatgattaggaaaggcacacacctctctatataaggttccacagttgacggtgcatgtcaaagaaaaaaacaagccatgaggtccaaggaattgtccgtagagctccgagacaggattgtgacgaggcacagatctgatgaagggtaccaaaacatttctgcagcattgaaggtccataagaacacagtggcctccatcattcttaaatggaagaagtttggaaaccaccatgccaaactgagcaatcgggtgagaagggccttggtcagggaggtgaccaagaacccgatggtcactctgacagagctccagagttcctctgtggagatgggagaaccttacagaaggacagccatctttgcagcactccaccaatcaggcctttatggttgagtgaccagacggaagccactcctcagttaaaggcacatgacagcccacttggagtttgccaaaaggcacctaaagactctcagaccatgagaaacaagattaaattctttggcctgaatgccaagcatcacatctggaggaaacctggcaccatccctatggtgaagcatggtggtggcagaatcatcatgatgtggggatgtttttcagcggcagggactgggagactagtcaggatcaagggaaagaaacagagaaaattacagagagatccttgatgaaaacctgctccagagcgctcaggaccttagactggggagaaggttcaccttccaacacgacaaagaccctaagcacacagccaagacaacgcaggagtggcttcgggacaagtctctcaatgtccttgagtggctcagccagagcccggacttgaacccgatcgatcatctctggagagacctgaaaatagctgtgcagcaacgctccccatccaacctgacagagcttgagaggatctgcagagaagaatgggagaaactccccaaatacaagtgtgccaagcttgtagcgtcatacccaagaagacttgaggctgtaatcgctaccaaagttgcattaagaaagtactgagtaaaaggtctgaatacttatgtaaatgtaatattgatttacttttaataaattagcaaacatttctaaaaacctgtttttggtttgtcattatggggtattgtgtgtagattgatgagggaaaaaaactatttaatccattttagaataaggctgtaactgtaacaaaatgtggaaaaagtcaaggggtctgaatactttccgattttGACGCACTAA
Encoded proteins:
- the grpel2 gene encoding grpE protein homolog 2, mitochondrial, with protein sequence MAIRCLFSARKNLNCVGRLQLFLSNDCSAVIGLYSTAAKQWGTGDDCHGDDTTDDSSHAGTNVRLLEMRASKLEEQVRELTERYKRVLADSDNVRRRTQKFVQDAKIFGIQSFCRDLVEVADLLKQTTGNLQGEEVQRLAQVKDRLQGVFTKHGLEKMSPVGAKYDPYQHEIVCHTPAEGEEPGTVAVVKQDGYKLHGRTIRHAQVGIAVMTQEQD